The genome window TCTGTTGCGTATGAGATTACACCTGACGGAACTGTTTTTTCTGCCACGGAAAAAGATAACAACGATATGCAGCTGACGTACAGGAAAAGTCTTGGTTCTCTTGATTTGAGCGATTATGAGATTTTTGCCGTTGAATATTCTGACACAAATGGCGGAGGAAGCGACAGGAGAGCGCAGTTTTACCACTGGACGGAGGGAAGCAGCGGTAATCCGAGAATTGATATTCCGCTCAGCACGGGCGAACATATCTTTATGCTCAACATGAAGGATGATGCCCCTGCCAGCGCATGCTGGAAGGGAACAGTCGAAAGACTGCGTTTTGACCCTATACGCGGAGCGGGAAAGCGAAGCGTCACCATTAAATTTGTGGGACTTTTTTCCACTGAAGATGCGTATAATGAATATATGAAAGCCAAAAACCCGGAAGCTTTTACCCAACCGGGCTATGTCACTGAGCCGGGCACGGGGAATTATACTTTTGGTTATACCACAAGCAATGCATATGTTGATATAGATTATGTCAATGGATATGCTGTTATAACTTCTCTTAACGGTCCGGAGGATGGCGGCAACGGTGACTGTAATGTTACCGCTAAAGTGGATTTCAGCGCAGATAATTACCCTTGGATAAAGATGCGCATACGAAATCTTTCTGCTGCAAATGTGTTTGAGTTTCACTTTGCCACAGAAGCTACCGGAAAGAAAATAACAGCCGACAGCTGTACACATTTTCCCATTACTGCGTATGATACAGAGTTTAAAGAATATGTTTTCAACGTCAAGGATTACAATCTGAAATCCATGGCTGTTAATAATATAGAAAACACTGAATCCGTTTGGAAAGGTAAGGCAAATCTCCTTCGCTTTGACTGTATGTGGCTGGCTGAGCCGTCGGGTCAGATGCCGACCGGCAGTCAGATGTACATTGACTACATCGCTTTTCTGCCTACCAAAGAAGCGGCAGAAGAATATCAGCCTAAACTCAGTGAAGCTGTGACCGTTAATTCCGGCAAACCCTGCGAAACGATTCTGCTGAAGAATCTGAAGGATGCGGAAAAGTGGAATTTAGGTCAACTTGATTTTTCCGCGGAGCTTGGCTTGGTGAAGCTTAAGCCGACCGGTTCGGACCCTACTATGAGCATCGGTCTCTCCAATCCTGTTGACACTGCAGAGTTTAAATATTTTGCAATGCATTACAATATAAAGTCAAACGTAAGAGTAGGCGGTCTTTTTTATACCACGGATAAAATTCCTTCGATAACAGATGCCTCGTACAGCGAATTTGCAATCAATAACCGCGGCGAGTGGTCAGATGTTATTGTAGACCTTTCAAAGTACCCAAAGCAAAACTGGAAGGGCACATGCTATAGCATACGACTTGATCCTATCAATGGAAATGATACCGATGCGGAAATAATGATAGAGCGCATGGGCTTTTTCAGAACTATTGAGGAAGCGCAGGAATTTCTTGCTAAATCACAAACCGTACCCGATTACTCTCTTGGAGCATCCTATAATGACACTCTCCAGAAGGTAATAATCGCTCCCGGTTCTTTGTATGAGGGTTATAAGAAGGAGGATTTCATGCTTTCTTCCACTATCCCTCAGGGCGAGGCACAGGGCGTGTCTCCGGTTGTGATGAGATTGGACGAAAATGGTAATAAAACCGTTGTTGCACTGGGATATACCAACTCCTACGGCTATACTACTTTTTCGGTGAACAGACCCGGTAACTACATTCTTGGTTACAATCATAAGGTTTATGACGATATTTCGGGTCACTGGGCTGAAAAGTATATTGACTTCGTGTCAGACAGAACCCTTTTTGGCGGCACTTCTCCCACTGAATTCAGTCCCGAAGCCGCCATGACCCGCGGTATGTTTATCACTGTGCTGGGACGCATGCATGGGGTGGATACCTCGAAGTATAACGGCAACACGGGTTATGGTGATGTAAATTCAGCAGAATACTATGCGCCTTATATTCAGTGGGCTAAGGAATACGGATTAATGGATGGACTTTCCGATGTTACCTTTGGTGCTGAGGACCCGATCTACCGCAAAACTATGGCACTTGTAATTTCCAACTACATAACAGCTTTCGGATATGAATTGCACACCGTCAATGATATACTGGAGTTTACGGACCTTACCGATTGCGATGTTAAAACTGTTCAGGCGATAAACAATGCCCAGACCGCCGGTATTATAAATGGTAAAGGCGAAGGAAGATTTGACCCGGAAGGTGTATCCACACGTGCAGAGGTTGCAACTGTTATGGAACGTACCATCAAGAGCGTGTTAGGTGTTAATATGGTCAGCACACAGTATGCTCCTGAGTTCTATCAGCGTAAGCGTATCCGACTTGGTGTTTGGGGCTTTGAGGGCTCTCAGGCAAATGAAAAGGGTATGAATCTTCTGAAAGATTTGGGTGTGGATCTTATCGTTAGCGGAACTGCGACCAACGGCTCAAATAAAAATTATGTTCTCAATTACGCTGATAAAAACGGTATAGAGGTATTTATCCAGAGCTCACCCGTTGTTCCTTCAAGTGCGGAGGGGTTTGATTACAGAAATTTTGTTGCGGAATATGCCGATCATCCGTCTTTCAGCGGCAACTATATAATTGACGAGCCGGGAACGGACAGCTATCCTGAGCTGGGTAAAATTTCAAACGATTACATGGCGGCTCTTCCCGGTAAAATTCCATTTACAAATCTTCTTCCCATGTACGCAAATGCGGCACAGCTCAAAATGGGTGCGGGCGCTGCGGCTATCGAATACTATGATTCAGACCCCGATTTGTACAGAAAGTACTGCCAGCAGTGGTTTGAATACTTTGACTGCAATTATATCTGTACCGACATTTATCCATTCAGCTGGAACGGTGTCGGCAGAGAAGCGATAAACAAGATAACATATAACGAATATGTGGAATCAATAAATCAGATAGCCACTGTTGCACGTGAGAATAATAAGGAATTCTGGTGCTGTATCCAGACTTTTGGCTGGAACGACAGCAAGCGTACACCAAATGAAGCGGAATATCGCTGGCAGTGTTATTCCATGCTTTCCTTTGGTTGTACGGGAATACTGCTTTGGAGATATATGAGTGGTGAAGCATCGCTCGTAAGAAGCAGTAACGGTGAGCCCACACAGGCGTATTATGATTGCAAGCCCGTTATGTGGGAAATGCGGGCTCTTTCAGATACATTTGTACAGTACAAAAATCTTGGAGCCTTCACTCATAACCCTCAGAATATGCCGTATCTTAAAATGTCAGGAGAATATGCGGAGTTTGATGTCATTGAATCCATCGATTGCACTCAACCGCTGCTGATAGGTTGCTTTGAAAAAGAGGATGCAAGCGGTGCCGCGGCATTTACTCTTGTAAATATGGCAGATTTTTCAACCTGCGAATCCGCCGTTGTTAACATAAAACTCGCGGACACAGTGAAGACAGTAACTTCATACTATCGCGGTAAACCTGTTGTTATAACTCCTGTTGAGGGCGTTTACACTTTTAGTCTTGAAAACGGTGACGGTGTGTTTGTAACCGTTGAATAACTGAAAATTTTATAAAATATCCACTGCATGTGATATGATATGCAGTGGATATTTTTTGCTTTCTTGTATCAAACTAATGTAAAAGGAGTGATTTGTACGGATAAAAAGGCTTATAAATCATACACAGACAAAAGAGCAAGAAAATCAAATTTGTTTAAGGACTGCGTATGGGCTTTTGCGGTAGGCGGTCTTATATGCTGTATCGGACAGGGAATAGGTGATTTGTATAAATATCTTGGCGCTGATGAAGAAAATGTGAAAACACTTATTCCGGTAACACTTGTTTTCATAGCTGTGATTCTTACGGGAACGGGTGTTTTTGATAAAATCGCAAAACATGCTGGTGCAGGAACACTTGTCCCTATTACCGGTTTTGCCAATGCTGTGGCTTCGCCGGCGATTGATAACAAAAGTGAGGGCTACGTTATGGGTGTGGGTGCAAAAATGTTTGTTGTTGCCGGCCCGGTCATTGTTTACGGAACAGTTACTTCGGTAATATGTGGGTTGATTGAGGTGATAGTAAAATGGATGTTATAAAATTTGAAAACAAGCCTCGGATAGTATCTGTTGCTGCTGTGGGAGGAAAGCACGAAAAGGAAGGCCCGTTGGGAATGTATCTTGATATGTTTGACAGTGATGACAGATTCGGTGCGGATACCTGGGAAAAATCCGAAAGCGAAATGACAAGACACGCACTGCGAATATGCCTTGAAAAAGCAAACCTGAAAAATCATGATGTTGAGCTCATTTTCGGTGGTGACCTTCTGAATCAGTGCTGTGCCACCACCTTCGGAATCAACGATTCCCAAATACCATTTTACGGCATTTACGGTGCCTGCTCTACATTTACGCTGGGGCTTTCACTGTCCGCAATGTGCGTAAATGCCGGATATGCAAAGCGCTGCGCTTCCACTGCGTCAAGTCATTTTTGCTCATCGGAACGTCAGTTCAGAACACCCGTTGAATACGGCAGTCAACGGGCTCCGACTTCTCAATGGACGGTTACAGGCTCGGCATGTACACTGTTGTCCGATATCGAAGAGTCCGGTTACGGAGTGTACGTAAATGAAGCTCTGGCAGGACGAATTGTTGACCCGGGGATAAACGACGTGAATAACATGGGGGCGGCAATGGCACCCGCGGCAGCCGATACCTTGAAACGCTATTTTGAACAATCGGGTAAATCCCCCGACGACTTTGATGTTATTGCCACGGGAGACCTGGGATATGAGGGATACGGTATTTTGAAAGAAATGTTGGGAGCGGACGGCATAAAACTTGGAGACAATTATACCGATTGCGGTTTGCTGATTTACAACCGTATGAAGCAGGAAAAATATGCTGGTGGCTCCGGATGCGGATGCTCTGCGGTGGTTACGGCCGGGTATTTTATGGAGCAATTTAAGAAAAACAAAATAAGGGATGCACTTATTATATCTACCGGTGCTCTTTTGAGCGCAACATCTACAATGCAGGGTCTTACTATTCCGGGCATTGCACATTTGGTGAGGTTGACACATGTTTGATTATTTAAAAACTTTTGCGTGTGGCGGTATACTGTGTGTTATTGCACAAATTTTGATAGATAAAACAAAGCTGACACCTGCGAAAATATTGACAGGATATGTTACGGCAGGTGTAATTCTTACCTCTGTCGGGGTATATAAGCCGCTGGTTGATTTTGCGGGTTGCGGTGCTACTGTCCCGCTTACCGGTTTCGGATACGCTCTCATGGAGGGAGTTAGAAAAGCGGTTGAAAATGATGGGTTTGTAGGGGTGATTACAGGCGGTCTCACCGGAACGGCGGGCGGCATCACTGCGGCAATATTTTTTTCACTTGCCGTATCAATAATATTTAAGGGGAAATCCAAATAACAGGTTCCCGCTTAAGAAAAGCGCCATGAGCCGAAAGCACGGTTTTTAAGCCGCATCTTTCAAAGCTCAGGGCGCTTTAGTTTCACATAAGCCCGAAACTCACGTTAATGGCCGTATCGACCTTAGTCATAAGTTCATCCTCAAGGTGTCCCATTTTTTCTTTTAGTCTTGTTTTGTCGATGGTACGTATTTGCTCCAGCAGAATTACCGAATCTTTGGCGAGGCCGTATTTATCGGCATAAACTTCTATGTGAGTTGGTAGCTTTGCTTTAGAGGTCTGGCTTGTTATTGCGGCGGCGATAACTGTTGGACTGTGGCGGTTTCCCACATCGTTCTGCACTATCACAACAGGTCGTATACCGCCTTGCTCGGAGCCTACTACCGGACTTAAATCGGCGTAAAAAATATCTCCTCTTTTGACGGTCATGTGCTTGTTTCCTCCTTTATTGTTGTGGTAATATTTTTACCATAAAAGCGGAATATTATAATATACAGCAAAAAATTTTTGCTATCTATTGAAAAACAACGAGTAATGTTGTATAATATGCATTGATTCAATAAGAAAGGTAGATATTATGGAAATTTTAGAGTATTTGAATGAACATAAAGAAGATATCCTTGATGATCTGTTCGACCTTATTAAAATTCCGTCTGTTGCAACCGAGGCAACCGGCGATAAGCCATATGGAGAGGCTTGTGCCCGTGCGGTGGACTATATTATTGAACTTGCGGGCCGATATGGAATGACAACGAAAAATTTTGATTATTATGCTGCCACTGCCACCTACGGCGACACTCCCGAAAAGCTCGGAATTCTTACCCATCTTGATGTTGTTCCTGAGGGCAACGGGTGGGTTTTCGACCCGTTTTTCATGACCAGACATTGTGGCAGAATTTATGGAAGAGGTGTCGCTGATGACAAGGGCTGTGCCGTAATGTCACTTTGGGCAATTAAGGCAATAAAGGAACTGGGCATACCTCTGAAGCACGGTGTGAGACTTGTGTTTGGCTCCGGGGAAGAGGTAGGGTGCAAGGACCTTGAGTATTATATGTCAAAAGAAAAAATGCCGCCGTATGTTTTTTCTCCCGATGCGCATTTCCCCATAATAAACACAGAAAAGGGGAGATACTGCGGAGAATTCAGCGTGGTTTACGATAACTGTATAGATGGTCCTCAACTTGTGAGATTCAATGGTGGTTCAACTGTTAATGTTGTCCCTCAAAACTGCACTGCCACGGTTCGCGATATTTCTGAAGAAACTTTGCAAAAAGCTCTCAAAAAAATAAAAAGAAATTTTAATCTGACATATAAATATAACGTCAAAAAGACAGATATAAATATCAGCTTTGAGGAAAGTTCATCTCATGCTTCAACACCCGAAAAAGGCGTTAATGCTGTTACGGCAATGCTTACTCTCATAAATATACTTCCGCTTGACGGACAAGCATTCGCATTTGCCAAGAGGATAAATGCTATGTTTCCGCACGGTGATTATTACGGAAAAGCGCTTAATGCGGAGGTCAGTGATGAATTGAGCGGAAAATCCACGTATTCGCTCGATGTTCTTAATATAGAAAACGGACGTATAGACGGTTCATTCGATTCCCGTACCTCGCTCAGTGCAAACGAGGAAAATACGGTTATGCCTATAAAAGAGAAAATGGATGATGCAGGCATCCACCTTAA of Oscillospiraceae bacterium contains these proteins:
- a CDS encoding S-layer homology domain-containing protein, whose translation is MKRIFLFLSSCILAGLAIVSVNAAQDKIWDFTTQQGISEWSANASVAYEITPDGTVFSATEKDNNDMQLTYRKSLGSLDLSDYEIFAVEYSDTNGGGSDRRAQFYHWTEGSSGNPRIDIPLSTGEHIFMLNMKDDAPASACWKGTVERLRFDPIRGAGKRSVTIKFVGLFSTEDAYNEYMKAKNPEAFTQPGYVTEPGTGNYTFGYTTSNAYVDIDYVNGYAVITSLNGPEDGGNGDCNVTAKVDFSADNYPWIKMRIRNLSAANVFEFHFATEATGKKITADSCTHFPITAYDTEFKEYVFNVKDYNLKSMAVNNIENTESVWKGKANLLRFDCMWLAEPSGQMPTGSQMYIDYIAFLPTKEAAEEYQPKLSEAVTVNSGKPCETILLKNLKDAEKWNLGQLDFSAELGLVKLKPTGSDPTMSIGLSNPVDTAEFKYFAMHYNIKSNVRVGGLFYTTDKIPSITDASYSEFAINNRGEWSDVIVDLSKYPKQNWKGTCYSIRLDPINGNDTDAEIMIERMGFFRTIEEAQEFLAKSQTVPDYSLGASYNDTLQKVIIAPGSLYEGYKKEDFMLSSTIPQGEAQGVSPVVMRLDENGNKTVVALGYTNSYGYTTFSVNRPGNYILGYNHKVYDDISGHWAEKYIDFVSDRTLFGGTSPTEFSPEAAMTRGMFITVLGRMHGVDTSKYNGNTGYGDVNSAEYYAPYIQWAKEYGLMDGLSDVTFGAEDPIYRKTMALVISNYITAFGYELHTVNDILEFTDLTDCDVKTVQAINNAQTAGIINGKGEGRFDPEGVSTRAEVATVMERTIKSVLGVNMVSTQYAPEFYQRKRIRLGVWGFEGSQANEKGMNLLKDLGVDLIVSGTATNGSNKNYVLNYADKNGIEVFIQSSPVVPSSAEGFDYRNFVAEYADHPSFSGNYIIDEPGTDSYPELGKISNDYMAALPGKIPFTNLLPMYANAAQLKMGAGAAAIEYYDSDPDLYRKYCQQWFEYFDCNYICTDIYPFSWNGVGREAINKITYNEYVESINQIATVARENNKEFWCCIQTFGWNDSKRTPNEAEYRWQCYSMLSFGCTGILLWRYMSGEASLVRSSNGEPTQAYYDCKPVMWEMRALSDTFVQYKNLGAFTHNPQNMPYLKMSGEYAEFDVIESIDCTQPLLIGCFEKEDASGAAAFTLVNMADFSTCESAVVNIKLADTVKTVTSYYRGKPVVITPVEGVYTFSLENGDGVFVTVE
- the spoVAC gene encoding stage V sporulation protein AC encodes the protein MQWIFFAFLYQTNVKGVICTDKKAYKSYTDKRARKSNLFKDCVWAFAVGGLICCIGQGIGDLYKYLGADEENVKTLIPVTLVFIAVILTGTGVFDKIAKHAGAGTLVPITGFANAVASPAIDNKSEGYVMGVGAKMFVVAGPVIVYGTVTSVICGLIEVIVKWML
- a CDS encoding stage V sporulation protein AD, giving the protein MDVIKFENKPRIVSVAAVGGKHEKEGPLGMYLDMFDSDDRFGADTWEKSESEMTRHALRICLEKANLKNHDVELIFGGDLLNQCCATTFGINDSQIPFYGIYGACSTFTLGLSLSAMCVNAGYAKRCASTASSHFCSSERQFRTPVEYGSQRAPTSQWTVTGSACTLLSDIEESGYGVYVNEALAGRIVDPGINDVNNMGAAMAPAAADTLKRYFEQSGKSPDDFDVIATGDLGYEGYGILKEMLGADGIKLGDNYTDCGLLIYNRMKQEKYAGGSGCGCSAVVTAGYFMEQFKKNKIRDALIISTGALLSATSTMQGLTIPGIAHLVRLTHV
- the spoVAE gene encoding stage V sporulation protein AE, giving the protein MFDYLKTFACGGILCVIAQILIDKTKLTPAKILTGYVTAGVILTSVGVYKPLVDFAGCGATVPLTGFGYALMEGVRKAVENDGFVGVITGGLTGTAGGITAAIFFSLAVSIIFKGKSK
- a CDS encoding type II toxin-antitoxin system PemK/MazF family toxin translates to MTVKRGDIFYADLSPVVGSEQGGIRPVVIVQNDVGNRHSPTVIAAAITSQTSKAKLPTHIEVYADKYGLAKDSVILLEQIRTIDKTRLKEKMGHLEDELMTKVDTAINVSFGLM
- a CDS encoding M20 family metallopeptidase; this encodes MEILEYLNEHKEDILDDLFDLIKIPSVATEATGDKPYGEACARAVDYIIELAGRYGMTTKNFDYYAATATYGDTPEKLGILTHLDVVPEGNGWVFDPFFMTRHCGRIYGRGVADDKGCAVMSLWAIKAIKELGIPLKHGVRLVFGSGEEVGCKDLEYYMSKEKMPPYVFSPDAHFPIINTEKGRYCGEFSVVYDNCIDGPQLVRFNGGSTVNVVPQNCTATVRDISEETLQKALKKIKRNFNLTYKYNVKKTDINISFEESSSHASTPEKGVNAVTAMLTLINILPLDGQAFAFAKRINAMFPHGDYYGKALNAEVSDELSGKSTYSLDVLNIENGRIDGSFDSRTSLSANEENTVMPIKEKMDDAGIHLKNNTMMPAHHVDSEIDFIKILGNAYEKYTGLKSECIAMGGITYVHGIENAVAFGPLMQDCDAHIHGANEFMETDDIIRATAIFTQAVIDICS